Part of the Planctomycetia bacterium genome is shown below.
ATATTCTTCCAAAGGAGCCACGCCACGATGATCGCATCCGCCCCCTCAGTCACTGCCCTCAAGTACGAGCCCGTCCTGCTGGAAGCCATCAACAGTGCAGTGGCGAGCGCCATCGGCATGTGCGGCGTGCATACGCACTGTGTGGGCGTCTCCACGGTGCCGCCCAGCGAAACCGGAATCATCACGGGACTCATCGGCGTCCACGGGAAAGTGACCGGCTTCATCACGGTGAACATGGCGGAACGTTTCGCCACGAAAGCCGTGGAAGGCTTGCTCCAAGACAGCTACGGCGCCCTGACGGCCCAAGTCGTCGACGGCCTCGGCGAGATCACCAACGTGATCGGCGGCGGCATCAAGGCACAACTGGCCACCACGCCTTGGGGATTCACCCACATCACGGTCCCCAGCG
Proteins encoded:
- a CDS encoding chemotaxis protein CheX is translated as MIASAPSVTALKYEPVLLEAINSAVASAIGMCGVHTHCVGVSTVPPSETGIITGLIGVHGKVTGFITVNMAERFATKAVEGLLQDSYGALTAQVVDGLGEITNVIGGGIKAQLATTPWGFTHITVPSVIVGKGYAIAYAKGLEFLSVQYVHDDPEAIRLEDRQMQVSISLLRL